The Streptomyces sp. NBC_00435 nucleotide sequence GGAAGGCGGTGATCCGGGCCGCGGTGATCCGGTCGGGGCCGGGAGACCAGAGGGGCTCGGACGGTGTGGCTGCTGCGGTCATGGGTCGGCTCCCGGTCACGTCTGCGGCTCGCGCTTCGTGGGCGTGTCGTGTCTGTCGTCTGTGCGACGGCTGGCTGTGTCGTGTGGTGTCCGTACGGTGCCATCGCGCGCGGGGTGTGCGCACGGCGGCTCACAGGGACGATGCCATGTGATCGACATCCGCACCAGAGCCGTCATCGGCGGTCGGCTGTGATCCTTTTGAGAGTGAACGGCAGTTGAACGGCGCCTTCTGGGCCGGGTGGCGGTGACAGGGTGGGCCCATGGACGGTCGTGAGCTGATGCGTGCGGTGAAGGAGCTCGGCAGCGAGCGGGGGCGGCGCTCCTGGCGCTCGGCCTGGCGCAACCGGCGCGTGGACGCGGCGGGGCTCGCGCCCCGGGGCGCGGAGCGGGCGCGGGTGCCGGGGCTGCTGACCGGCACGGAGCCCCGGCCGGGCGGTGGCGTGCTCCGGTTCACCCGTTCGGAGCTGCTGGTACGGGTCGCCGTGGGCGGGGCGGTGTTCTGGGGCTGGGACGGGGCCGGGCCCACGCCCTCGTACGCGGTGGTGGGCGACGGGCCGGAGCCCGATCCGCGCGCCGTGCTGGAACCGGACACCGGGGGTGGCTGGCGGGTGGTGTCCGAGCGCGTGACGGTGGCGGTGTCCCGGCACGGTGCGGTGGAGGTGCGCACGCCCGGCGGCACGGTGCTGCGGCGGGAGCTGCCGCCGCGCTGGTGGGAGCCGGTGGACCGCTCCGGGGACGCGGAGGGGCCGGCAGCGGCGGAGGGGCCCGCAGAGGTCGCGGGCGCCGCGGGCCGCGGCCGGCGGGCCCGGTGGCTGCTGCGCAGCGAGGTGCCCGCGGACGCCCGGGTCTTCGGGCTGGGCGGGCGGGCGGCGGGGCCGCGGCTGAGGGACGGGAGCTACCGGCTCTGGAACACCGATCCCAAGGGCGGGTTCGGGCGGGTCGAGGACCCCCTGTACATCACCATGCCGGTGCAGCTGGTGGTCGCGGACGCGGGCACGCACCTGGTGTTCCACGACAACTCCTGGGACGGGCGGGTGGTGTTGCGGGAGGGCGAGGAGGGCGCGGGCTCCGGGGCCGACCGGCCGGGCTCCTGCGAGCTGCGCATGGAGGGCGGCCCCTTGCGGTGCTGGGTGCTGGTGGGTCCGCCGGGGCGGGTGCTGCAGGGCTGGGCCGGGCTGACGGGCGCGGCGGCCGTACCGCCGGAGTGGGCGCTCGGCTACCAGCACGCGCGATGGGGGTTCGGGAGCGCGGCGGAGGTGCGCCGGATCGTGGCCGGGTACGCCGAGCACGGGCTGCCGCTGTCGGCGGTCCATCTGGACATCGACCACTACGACGCCCACCGGGTCTTCACCGTGGACCGCGAGCGGTTCCCCGACCTGCCGGCCCTGGCACGGGAGTTGTCCGACTCCGGCATCCGGCTGGTCTCGACCGTCGACCCCGCGGTGAGGACGGGCGACCCGGTGCACACCGCGGGCCTGGCGGTCGGCGCGCACGGGGCCTTCGTGCGGGACGCGGCGGGGCACGAGGTCCGGGGCGAGGTGTGGCCGGGCGAGTGCGCCTACCCGGACTTCACCGATCCGGCCGTGCGGGAGTGGTGGGGCGGCCTGTACGCGGAGCGGCTGGCGCAGGGCTTCGCCGGGGTCTGGCACGACATGAACGAGCCGGTCTCCTTCGCCCCGTTCGGCGACCGGACGCTCCCCCGGTCGGCGCGCCACGCGCTGGAGGGGGCGGGCGGGGACCACCGGGAGGCGCACAACGTGTACGCGCTCGCGATGGCCCGGGCGGGCTGGGAGGGGCTCGTCCGGCTGCGCCCGGCCGAGCGGCCGTTCCTCTTCTCCCGCTCGGGGTGGGCGGGGATGCAGCGGTACGGGGGCACGTGGTCCGGGGACGTGGAGAGCAGCTGGGACGGGCTGCGGGCCTCGCTGGCCCTGGTACTGGGCCTCGGACTGTGCGGGGTGCCGTACTCGGGGCCGGACATCGGCGGCTTCTGGGGGTCGCCCTCCCCGGAGTTGTACCTGCGGTGGCTGCAACTGGGCTCGTACCTACCGCTGTTCCGGACCCACGCGGCGATCTGGGCCGGGCGGCGGGAGCCGTGGGAGTTCGGGCCGGAGACCACCCGGGCCGCCCGGGCCGTGCTCGCCGAACGGGAGCGGCTGCGCCCGTACTTCGTGACCCTCTCGCACCTGGCGCGACGGACCGGGGCCCCGTACGTGCGGCCGGTGTGGTGGGGGTCCCCGGAGGACCGGGCGCTGCGGGACTGCGAGGACGCGTTCCTGCTGGGCGACGCGCTGCTGGTGGCTCCGGTGCTGGAGTGCGGGTCGGACCGGCGGGCGGTGCGGCTGCCGCGCGGCCGCTGGTACGACACGGCGACGGGGACGGCGTACGAGGGCCCGGGTCAGGTGCTGCTGGACGCTCCGCCGGACCGGATCCCGGCGCTCGCGCGGGCCGGCTCGCTGCTGCCGGTGCGGGCGGCCGACGGTTCGGTGGTCCTGGAGGTGTGGGCTCCGCCGCGGGGCCGTACGGGTGGTGGGGTGGTGGTCCGCGACCCGGGGCCGGGTTTCGGGGCGGGCGAGGTGGAGCGGTACACGGTGCGGTGGGCCGGCGGGACGGTGGTGGTGGAGGACGAGGCCGGGAAGCCGGTGGACGGGGTGGTGCTGCGGGGGCTCTAGTGGAAGCACGGAACCCCGCCGGGGCCCGGGGGCTCCGGCGGGGTTCCGGTCCGGCCTCAGCCGTCGATGCGGTGCGTGGTCCAGAACGAGGTCAGGTCCGTGGTCGTGGCGGCCTGGGCGGCCGCCTTGAACTCGGCCGTCGTGGAGACTCCGTACCAGTGCGAAGTGGCGTAGTCCTTCAGGAGCTTGGCCATGGCGGTGTCACCGAGCACGCGCCGCAGGTCGTGCAGGGCGCACTTGCCGTAGCCGTAGACGACGGTGGAGTACCGGGACGAGTGGGTGTCCCAGTAGGCCATCGAGTTGCTGATCTTCTCGGCCGAGGAGGCCCACGAGACGCTGTTCCAGCAGCTCGCGCCGGTCTTGTTCTGTGCCAGGTCGGTGGCGTAGTCGGTGAACGACTCGTCCAGCCAGGGACTGGTGTACTCGTCGTCGCCGACGATGCCGTACCACCACTGGTGGGCGATCTCGTGGGTGAGGGCGGTGGTGCTGACCAGGTCGAGGACGAACCCGGGATACTCCATGCCGCCGAACCAGTAGTTGTTGTCGATCACCGCGTCCAGCTCGCCGTACGGGTAGGCCCCGAACCGGGCGGAGTGGGCGTCCACGGCGGACTTGGCGGTGGTCAGCATCGACTGGGAGTCGGACGCGCTGATGCCCGAAACGGAGTAGATGTTGACGGGCGTTCCCGCGGCCGAGGTGCCGGAGAGCTTACTGAACGGTCCCGCCGCCCACGCGAAGTCACGGACCTTGGTGGCGGTGGCCGTGGTGACCGTGCGACCGCTGGTCCCCGGGGTGTCGACCGAGGCGCCCGTGGCGGGTACCAGCAGGGAAGTGGGGTGGTCCAAGGTCACGTTGAAGTCGGAGGCGAGCGAGTAGAACGACTCGCCGTTGTTCGTGTACGGGTCGAGGTGCCAGCCCGCCGCGTCCCGGACCGCGAGCACCGGCAGGGCGTTGCCGACCATGCTGAAGGCCCCGTCGTAGCCGAAGCGGTCGGCGCCGCTGGGCACGGTGATGCCGAGGTCGAAGCCGATCGTGGCGCTCTGGCCCTGGGTCAGCGGCGCCGGCAGGTCGATCTTGAGTGCCGTGCAGTTGACGGACAGGGCGCCCGCCGTGCCGCCGGTGACGTTGCTGACCACGATGGGCATCGCGGCGCAGGTCCCGTGGTAGTTGTCCCACAGCCGCAGGTAGACCTCGCTGAGCGGACTGGCGGAGGCGTTGGTGAAGCTCGCGCTCTCGTGGCCGGTCCAGTCGGTGCCGGCCGCGTTGCTGCTGAGGTTGACGGTGTACGCCGGGGCGGCCGGGGTCCGCGTGGAGTCCCCGGGCGGGGTGGTGGTGCCGGAGATGCTGAGGGCGACGTCGTCGACGACGAAGCTCGTCTGCAGGCTGGAGTCCTCGGTGCCGGTGAAGGCGAGGGTCACCGTCTGGCCGGCGAACGCGGAGACGTCGAAGGCCTTCTGCGCGTATCCGGTGTTCTTGTCGAGGTTGGAATAGGTCGCCAGCGTCGTGCTGCCGATCTTCGCCGTCAGCTTGTCGTACTTGGTCGAGGTGGTGGTCTCGGCGGTGCCGACGTGCAGCCAGAAGCTGAGGCTGGCGCTGCTGCAGCCGGAGGGGACCGTGACGCTCTGGGTGAGGGTGTCGGTGTGCGCGCTGCCGACACCGTTCAGCCAGGCGAAGTAGGTGCCGCCGTGGGCGCTCTGGCCGGCCCGGTTGGTGATCACACTGGTCTGGGACTGGCTCCAGGGTGAAGTACCGCTTTCGAAGCCGCCGTTGGTGACCACCTGGGCGGGTGTGCAAGCGGCGGGAGCCGCAGCCGCCGAGGTGGCGGGCAGGGCGGCGGCGACCAGCGCGGCGATGGCGAACGCACTCGCGACGAGGGCCTTGTGGGGGGTGGATCTCACACGAAACTCCTTTGAGGCGGCCGGGATTGCGGCCTGCTCGGTGGCTGCCCGGCCGGCCTGGGTGCGCCGAGGGGCAGCCGCGGGGGTGACGGCTGCCGGGAAGCCTGGCAGATTTGACCGGAGCATGCCATCAGAGGCAGGTAAAGGGTTCGTTCTCCGAACAGTGCGGTCCTATAGCTGGTGTCCGCTCACGCGTAGCGCCCCGCGAACCACGCTTCGGCCACCTTCGCGTGCAGGGGGAAGGCCAGCCGCTCCGGACCGCGCAGGACGTGCCAGCCCGTGGTCTCGTCCGTCGGGATCGACGCCGGAAGGGCGGCGACCGGCCGGACGGGGAGCAGCCCGAAGACGAGCATGTGGCCGGCCGGGGAGGTGTGCGCGTCCGCGAGGGCGACCTCGGCGGCCGGCACCTGGATGCCGGTCTCCTCGCGCAGCTCGCGGACGACCGACTCGCGCCAGTCCTCGCCGAAGTCCATGAAGCCGCCGGGCAGGGCGACGCCGCCGAGCGCGGGCTCGATGGTGCGGGTGATGACCACCAGCCCGGTGCCCAGCTCGTCCTCGACGGGGAGGAGGGCCACCGCCACCGGGAGGGGGTTGCGGTAGGCGACCGCGCCGCACGCGGAACACGTACGGGGCCAGTCGGTCGAATCGAACAGCGCTCCGCAGGAGGAGCAGTGCGAGTCCTTCAGGTGGGCCGGCATGCGGTGATGGTAAGCCAAGGGGCATGCGGATGACCGTCGTTGCGGGATGGGTCGGAGTGCTGGGCGCGCTGGGAGTACTGGGAGCACCGGCCACGGATGCCCCGGCGCCGGGATTCGCGGCGCTCGCGGAGGTCGACGCGAGCATCGGGCAGGAGATGCGGTACGCCACGGCGCACAATTTCACCGGTGCGGTCGTGGACGGCTACGAGGAGCCCGTCTGCCTGCTCGCCCGGCCCGCCGCCGAGGCCCTGCGCAGGGCGCAGCGGGAGGCGCTGCGGCGCGGGTACTCGCTCCTGGTGTACGACTGCTACCGGCCGCAGCGGGCCGTCGACCGGTTCGTCCGCTGGGCCGGGGACGGGGCGGACCAGCGGACCAGGGCGGAGTTCTATCCGCGGGTCGCGAAGGACCGGCTGATCCCGGAGGGGTACATCGCCGAGAAGTCCGGACACAGCCGCGGCAGCACCGTCGACGTGACCCTGACAGGCCTCGGGCGCGGGCCCCTCGACATGGGGACCCCCTTCGACTACTTCGATCCGCTCGCGCACACCGCCAGCCCCATGGTGACGGGCCCCGCCCGCGAGCACCGGGAGCTCCTGGGGCGGCTGCTCGGCCGGCAGGGGTTCGTGAACCTGCCCGAGGAGTGGTGGCACTTCACCTACCGGCCGGAGGCGTACCCGGACCAGTACTTCGACTTTCCCGTCTCTGTCGCCTCCGTTCACCGCTGAGTACCGTGCCCGCATGACTTTCAGTTCGTACGAGGAGTTCTGGCCCTACTACGTCGCCATGCACTCCCGCGCCGCCACCCGCTGGGTCCATCTCACCGGCACCCTCACCGGCCTCGCCCTCACCGTCTACGGGCTGGCGCGCGGCCGCGGGCGCTACCTCGCCGCACTCCCGCTCATCGGGTACGGCACGGCCTGGCCCGCGCACTTCCTGATCGAGGGGAACAACCCGGCCAGCTTCGGCCATCCCGGGTGGTCGCTGCGCGGGGACGCTCAGATGATCCGGATGATGCTGGCCGGGCGGGACGCGGAGCTGGGCGAGATCGCGCGGAAGTGGCTCGCCGAGAACCGGTGACCGGGGGTGCGTTCCCGGGTGTTCCCGTGACAGACTTCTGACGGTTCGTCAGATGCCGGTTTCGGGAGGGGTCTTGGAACGCACACGTACACCCGTCGTCAGCGGGTGGTTCACCGGGGACGGGGCGGAGGGCGGCTTCCGCCTGCTCGGCACCCGGTGCTCCGCCTGCGCCGCCGTGTTCTTCCCGCGCGAGGACGCGTACTGCCGCAATCCCCGCTGCCCGGGCGGCGGCGAGCTCGCCGAGACCCCGCTCTCCCCGCGCGGGCGGGTCTGGTCCTTCACCGACGGGCGGTACCGGCCGCCCGCGCCGTACGTGTCCGACCCGGAGGCGCCCTGGAGTCCGTACACCCTGGTCGCCGTGGAGCTGGAGGCCGAGGGGATGGTCGTGCTGGGGCAGGCGGCGCCCGGGGTGACCGTCGCCGATCTGGCGGTCGGGACGGAGGTCGAGGTGATCGGCGGCGTGCTGAACGAGGACGCGGACACCACCTGGACCACCTGGCACTTCCGGCCCGTGGGGGTGAACGGATGAGCGGCACCTCCGCGGACGTGGCCGTCCTCGGGGCCGGCATGCACCCCTGGGGCAAATGGGGCCGCAGCTTCGTCGAGTACGGACGGACCGCCGCCCGGGCCGCGCTCGCCGACGCCGGGCTGCACTGGACGGACGTGCAGTCCGTCGTCGGCGCCGACACCGTGCGCTCGGGCTACCCCGGCTACGTGGCCGGTGCGACCTTCGCCCAGGCGCTGGGCTGGCAGGGCGCGCGCGTGACCAGCGTGTACGCGGCCTGCGCGTCCGGTGCCCAGGCCATCGGCGCGGCCCGGGCGCAGATCCTCGCCGGACTGGCAGACGTCGTCCTGGTGGTCGGGGCGGACGCCGCGCCCAAGGGGTTCTTCGCCCCGGCGGGCGGCAACCGGCCGGACGACCCGGACTGGCTGCGCTTCCGGGTCCTGGGGGCCACCAACCCGGCGTACTTCGCGCTGTACGCCCGCCGGCGGATGGCCCTGTACGGGGACACCGGCGAGGACTTCGCGCAGGTCAAGGTGAAGAACGCGGCGGCCGGGCTGCTGAACCCGAACGCCCGCTACCGCAAGGCCGTGACGGCCGAGGAGGTGGCCGCCTCGGCCGTCGTCGCCGATCCGCTGCGGCTGCTCGACATCTGCGCCACCTCCGACGGGGGCGCGGCGCTCGTGCTTAGCAGCATGGACTTCGCGCGCTCGCGGGGGATCGCGGACCCGGTGCGGATCCGGGCCGTGTCCACGGTGACGCCCACGTATCCGCGTACGGTCCTGGACCTCCCGGACATCGCCACCGACTCGACGACCGCGGCCGCACCCTCGCCCGGCTCCTTCCGCGCCTCGATCGCGCGGGCCGCGTACGAGGAGGCGGGGCTGGGGCCCGACGACCTCTCGCTGGCCGAGGTCTACGACCTGTCCACCGCTCTGGAACTCGAGTGGTACGAGGACATCGGCCTGTGCGGTGAGGGCGAGGGGGCCAAGCTCGTACGGGAGGGTGCGACGGCGCTGGGCGGGCGGATTCCCGTCAACACCAGTGGCGGGCTCGCATCGTTCGGGGAGGCCGTACCGGCGCAGGCCATCGCGCAGGTGTGCGAGCTGACTTGGCAGCTCCGGGGTACCGCCGGAGAACGCCAGGTGCCGGGGGCGAGGGCCGGAATCACCGCGAACCAGGGGCTGTTCGGGCACGGGTCGGCGGTCGTCGCCGTCAGGTGACGGCAGGCGTTCGCTGTCCGAACGCTTGACGGCCCCGGACGGCGGGTTCACACTCGCTCCACAGTCCCGCTCCGCGACCGGGACCCCGGAACCCCCCATGAGAGCTGCGGCCCGTACCCCAGTCGGCGGGGGTACGGGCCGCCTCCATGCGCGGGACTGCGGCGGCCGGGCCGAGTCGCGGGGTAGCGGCAGGCGTAGCGACGGCCGGGCGAAGCGGCGGGCCACGGCCCGGTGAAGGTGCGGCGTCCGGTGGCTACGCCCCCGCCGTCAGACTCCGGCGCCGGGCCCTGGCCAGGGTCATCGCGTGCTCCACGACCCCCACCAGGACGTCCTTGACCGACTCCCGGTCCCGCGCGTCGCACAGCAGCACCGGTACCTCCGGAGTGAGGTCGAGGGCCTCCCGTACGGACACCACGGGGTACTGGTCGGCGCCGTCGAAGCAGTTCACGGCGACCACGAAGGGGATCTCGCGCCGCTCGAAGTAGTCGATGGCGGCGAAGCAGTCGGCGAGCCGGCGGGTGTCGGCGAGGACGACGGCGCCGAGCGAACCCTGCGCCAGCTCGTCCCACAGGAACCAGAACCGGTCCTGTCCGGGCGTGCCGAAGAGGTACAGCACCAGGTCCTCGCGCAGCGTGATGCGCCCGAAGTCCATGGCCACGGTCGTGGTCCTCTTGCCCTCCACTCCCCCGGTGTCGTCGATGCCCAGGCCCGGCTCGGAGAGCCGTTCCTCCGTCCGGAGCGGTCTGATCTCACTGACCGCACTGACCAGGGTGGTCTTGCCCACCCCGAAACCGCCCGCGACCAGGATCTTGAGGGTCAGCGGCTCGACCGGCGTCACGGCATGCATGGCGCCGGTGCGGCTAGAGCGCCCGAAGGCCATCGATCACCTCACGCAGAATGGATTCGTCGGGCAGTTCGGCCGGGGGCACCGGCCGGGTCACGTGTACCAGTTCGTCGTCGACGAGATCGCCGATCAGGACGCGCACGACCCCGACCGCGAGATCGACATCGGCCGCGAGTTCCGCGACGGACTGCGGGCGCCGCCGGCACAGCCCGAGGATGTGGGCGTGTTCCGGGGACAGGGTCGCGTCCCAGACCGGATCGTCGGCCGCGGGTTCCGCGACCACGAGCGCGATCAGGTCGAGCCGGTGCTGGCCGGCGTGGCTGGTCCGGCCGCGGGTCATCGCGTACGGACGCACTACGGGACCCGCGTCGTCGTCGAACCACTGGCCGGCAGTGGCGTCGGGGGTGCGGGCCGGGTGGTCCTGGCCTGGATCGCTCATGCCGTCCGACTCACCCTCCGGCTGGTAGCCCGGTGCGCGGGGCGGTCGCCAGGTGGTCACCGACGCGCTTGACCATGAGGGTCATCTCGTACGCGACCTGGCCGACGTCGGAGTCGGCGTCGGCGAGCACCGCCAGGCAGCTGCCGTCGCCGGCGGCCATGACGAACAGGAACGCCTCGTCGAGCTCGACCACGGTCTGGCGGACCTTGCCGGACTCGAAGTGGCGGCCGACGCCCTTGGCGAGGCTGTGGAAGCCGGAGGCCACGGCCGCCAAGTGCTCGCCGTCCTCCCGCGTGAGGTCGTTGGAGGTGCCGGTGGGCAGGCCGTCGCCGGAGAGGACCACCGCCTTGCGGATGGATCCGACCTTGTCGACGAGCTCGTCGAGGAGCCAGTTGAGCGGGCCGGAGCCGCGGCCCCTGGTGTCGTTGCCGGACTGCGGTGCGGTCATCGACCGTCCCCTTCGTTCTCGCATCCGGGACCACTGGCGGCAGGGGTGCCGGCCTCGGTTCCGGACTGGTGCGGTGCTTGGTGCCGTGCGTCCTGCTGCGGGTTCCGCTGTGCGTCCTGTCGCGCGTCCTGCTGCGCGTGCGGTCCGGCCTGCTGCGCCTGCTGGCGCGCGTGCTGGTCGCGGCCGGCCGTCCAGCCGCGCTGGAGTGCGGACATGCGGCGGCGTACGTCGGCCGCGTCGCGGTCCGCTCCGGGGTCGGCGGCGGCTCCGGCGGGCGCGGCGGCCGGGGCGTCCTTGAGCTGGGGCGCGAGGCTGGCCTGGCGGATCCGGCGGGGCAGGGTCGTGGCCCTGACCGGGCCGGCGGGTCCCCGACCCGGTTCGGCGCCGTCCGGCACGGGGTCCGGGACCGCCGAGACGGGGCGGGGCTCCACGCGGCGGCCGTGTTCGGCGACCAGGGTCGGGGTGGGTCGGCGGCGCGGCAGTGGGACGGCTCCCTGGGCGCGCGGGCCGTCGGGGCGGCCGGAGTCCGCGCGTGCGGGCTCCAGGCGGACCGGGCCGGTGGGCGGCAGGGGCTCCCGCTCGCGGCGGTCGCGGCCCGCGTCGCGGTCGGCGAGCCGGGCGCCGGTCCGGTCGGCGGCGGGGTCGGCGGAGCGGTCGCCCTTCCAGAGTCCCGCGCGGTCGGCGGAACCGTCCACGGACCGGTCGCCCATGCGGTCGGCGGAGCGGTCGCCCTTCCAGGGCCCGCCGCGCTCGGTGTGCCGCTCCGCGTGCGGGCGGCCGGCCGGGCGCAGGCCGAGCAGGGAGCTGCGCGACGTACCGTTCGGCGGGGTCTCGTCGTCCAGGGTGGCCATGACGGGCCGCCCCTTGGCCCCGGAGACCCCGGCGGCTCCGCCGGCCCCGACGGTGCCCGCGACGCCGCTGGAGGCGTCCTCCAGGGCCGTGACGGGCTCGTCCAGCCCCAGCATGCCGACCGGGGCCTCCAGCTCCACGGGGCCGCGCAGTTCGGCGCCGGCCGGGAGCCGGCGGCCGGCGGCCGCTCCGCCGACCGCCGCGGGACGGGCGGAGCCGCCCGCGTTGCCCACCTTGCCGCCGGCCAGCCGGATGCCGGTGCCGTTGGTCTCGGGAGCCTCCGTGAGCAGGGCCGACGGGAGGAAGACCACCGCGGTGGTGCCTCCGTAGGGGCTGGTCTGCAGGCGGACCTTGACGTCGTGGCGCTGCGCGAGGCGGCAGACCACGAACAGGCCGAGGCGGTCGGTGTCGGAGAGCTCGAACTCCGAGGTCTCGCCCAGCCGGAGGTTCGCGTCGAGCAGTGCCTCGGGGGTCATGCCGAGCCCCCGGTCGTGGATCTCCAGGGTGAAGCCGTTGGCCACGCGTTCGCCGAGGACCTGGACCGCGGTGTGCGGCGGGGAGAACACGGTGGCGTTCTCCAGGAGTTCGGCGATGAGGTGGGTGACGTCGGCCACGGCCGGGCCGCCGATGCCCAGGCGCGGCAGCCGGCGTACCTCGATGCGCTCGTAGTCCTCCACCTCGGCGACGGCGGCCCGTACGACGTCCATCAGCTGGACGGGCTTGCGCCACTGGCGGGAGGGCGCGGCGCCGGAGAGGATCACCAGGCCCTCGGCGTGCCGGCGCATGCGGGTGGTCATGTGGTCGAGGCGGAAGAGGTCGGCGAGCTCCTCGGTGTCCTCGGTGCGCCGCTCCATGGTGTCGAGCAGGGTGAGCTGTCGGTGCAGCAGCACCTGGTTGCGGCGGGCCAGGTTGACGAACACCTCGGAGACGCCCCGGCGGAGCTCCGCCTGCTTGACGGCGGCCTCGACGGCCGCGCGCTGGAGGGTGTTGAGCGCCTGGCCGACCTGGCCGACCTCGTCCTTCTCGTACTCCAGGCGGGGTGCCTCGGTCTCCAGGTCCACGTGCTCG carries:
- a CDS encoding glycoside hydrolase family 31 protein, with product MDGRELMRAVKELGSERGRRSWRSAWRNRRVDAAGLAPRGAERARVPGLLTGTEPRPGGGVLRFTRSELLVRVAVGGAVFWGWDGAGPTPSYAVVGDGPEPDPRAVLEPDTGGGWRVVSERVTVAVSRHGAVEVRTPGGTVLRRELPPRWWEPVDRSGDAEGPAAAEGPAEVAGAAGRGRRARWLLRSEVPADARVFGLGGRAAGPRLRDGSYRLWNTDPKGGFGRVEDPLYITMPVQLVVADAGTHLVFHDNSWDGRVVLREGEEGAGSGADRPGSCELRMEGGPLRCWVLVGPPGRVLQGWAGLTGAAAVPPEWALGYQHARWGFGSAAEVRRIVAGYAEHGLPLSAVHLDIDHYDAHRVFTVDRERFPDLPALARELSDSGIRLVSTVDPAVRTGDPVHTAGLAVGAHGAFVRDAAGHEVRGEVWPGECAYPDFTDPAVREWWGGLYAERLAQGFAGVWHDMNEPVSFAPFGDRTLPRSARHALEGAGGDHREAHNVYALAMARAGWEGLVRLRPAERPFLFSRSGWAGMQRYGGTWSGDVESSWDGLRASLALVLGLGLCGVPYSGPDIGGFWGSPSPELYLRWLQLGSYLPLFRTHAAIWAGRREPWEFGPETTRAARAVLAERERLRPYFVTLSHLARRTGAPYVRPVWWGSPEDRALRDCEDAFLLGDALLVAPVLECGSDRRAVRLPRGRWYDTATGTAYEGPGQVLLDAPPDRIPALARAGSLLPVRAADGSVVLEVWAPPRGRTGGGVVVRDPGPGFGAGEVERYTVRWAGGTVVVEDEAGKPVDGVVLRGL
- a CDS encoding M1 family aminopeptidase, which gives rise to MRSTPHKALVASAFAIAALVAAALPATSAAAAPAACTPAQVVTNGGFESGTSPWSQSQTSVITNRAGQSAHGGTYFAWLNGVGSAHTDTLTQSVTVPSGCSSASLSFWLHVGTAETTTSTKYDKLTAKIGSTTLATYSNLDKNTGYAQKAFDVSAFAGQTVTLAFTGTEDSSLQTSFVVDDVALSISGTTTPPGDSTRTPAAPAYTVNLSSNAAGTDWTGHESASFTNASASPLSEVYLRLWDNYHGTCAAMPIVVSNVTGGTAGALSVNCTALKIDLPAPLTQGQSATIGFDLGITVPSGADRFGYDGAFSMVGNALPVLAVRDAAGWHLDPYTNNGESFYSLASDFNVTLDHPTSLLVPATGASVDTPGTSGRTVTTATATKVRDFAWAAGPFSKLSGTSAAGTPVNIYSVSGISASDSQSMLTTAKSAVDAHSARFGAYPYGELDAVIDNNYWFGGMEYPGFVLDLVSTTALTHEIAHQWWYGIVGDDEYTSPWLDESFTDYATDLAQNKTGASCWNSVSWASSAEKISNSMAYWDTHSSRYSTVVYGYGKCALHDLRRVLGDTAMAKLLKDYATSHWYGVSTTAEFKAAAQAATTTDLTSFWTTHRIDG
- a CDS encoding NUDIX domain-containing protein, producing the protein MPAHLKDSHCSSCGALFDSTDWPRTCSACGAVAYRNPLPVAVALLPVEDELGTGLVVITRTIEPALGGVALPGGFMDFGEDWRESVVRELREETGIQVPAAEVALADAHTSPAGHMLVFGLLPVRPVAALPASIPTDETTGWHVLRGPERLAFPLHAKVAEAWFAGRYA
- a CDS encoding M15 family metallopeptidase codes for the protein MRMTVVAGWVGVLGALGVLGAPATDAPAPGFAALAEVDASIGQEMRYATAHNFTGAVVDGYEEPVCLLARPAAEALRRAQREALRRGYSLLVYDCYRPQRAVDRFVRWAGDGADQRTRAEFYPRVAKDRLIPEGYIAEKSGHSRGSTVDVTLTGLGRGPLDMGTPFDYFDPLAHTASPMVTGPAREHRELLGRLLGRQGFVNLPEEWWHFTYRPEAYPDQYFDFPVSVASVHR
- a CDS encoding DUF962 domain-containing protein, with amino-acid sequence MTFSSYEEFWPYYVAMHSRAATRWVHLTGTLTGLALTVYGLARGRGRYLAALPLIGYGTAWPAHFLIEGNNPASFGHPGWSLRGDAQMIRMMLAGRDAELGEIARKWLAENR
- a CDS encoding Zn-ribbon domain-containing OB-fold protein, translated to MPVSGGVLERTRTPVVSGWFTGDGAEGGFRLLGTRCSACAAVFFPREDAYCRNPRCPGGGELAETPLSPRGRVWSFTDGRYRPPAPYVSDPEAPWSPYTLVAVELEAEGMVVLGQAAPGVTVADLAVGTEVEVIGGVLNEDADTTWTTWHFRPVGVNG
- a CDS encoding lipid-transfer protein; amino-acid sequence: MSGTSADVAVLGAGMHPWGKWGRSFVEYGRTAARAALADAGLHWTDVQSVVGADTVRSGYPGYVAGATFAQALGWQGARVTSVYAACASGAQAIGAARAQILAGLADVVLVVGADAAPKGFFAPAGGNRPDDPDWLRFRVLGATNPAYFALYARRRMALYGDTGEDFAQVKVKNAAAGLLNPNARYRKAVTAEEVAASAVVADPLRLLDICATSDGGAALVLSSMDFARSRGIADPVRIRAVSTVTPTYPRTVLDLPDIATDSTTAAAPSPGSFRASIARAAYEEAGLGPDDLSLAEVYDLSTALELEWYEDIGLCGEGEGAKLVREGATALGGRIPVNTSGGLASFGEAVPAQAIAQVCELTWQLRGTAGERQVPGARAGITANQGLFGHGSAVVAVR
- a CDS encoding GTP-binding protein — encoded protein: MAFGRSSRTGAMHAVTPVEPLTLKILVAGGFGVGKTTLVSAVSEIRPLRTEERLSEPGLGIDDTGGVEGKRTTTVAMDFGRITLREDLVLYLFGTPGQDRFWFLWDELAQGSLGAVVLADTRRLADCFAAIDYFERREIPFVVAVNCFDGADQYPVVSVREALDLTPEVPVLLCDARDRESVKDVLVGVVEHAMTLARARRRSLTAGA
- a CDS encoding DUF742 domain-containing protein — translated: MSDPGQDHPARTPDATAGQWFDDDAGPVVRPYAMTRGRTSHAGQHRLDLIALVVAEPAADDPVWDATLSPEHAHILGLCRRRPQSVAELAADVDLAVGVVRVLIGDLVDDELVHVTRPVPPAELPDESILREVIDGLRAL
- a CDS encoding roadblock/LC7 domain-containing protein, with amino-acid sequence MTAPQSGNDTRGRGSGPLNWLLDELVDKVGSIRKAVVLSGDGLPTGTSNDLTREDGEHLAAVASGFHSLAKGVGRHFESGKVRQTVVELDEAFLFVMAAGDGSCLAVLADADSDVGQVAYEMTLMVKRVGDHLATAPRTGLPAGG